Proteins found in one Mucilaginibacter inviolabilis genomic segment:
- a CDS encoding DoxX family protein, which yields MNTKYQQYAPLILRLVMGFGFVAHGWVKLSRGPAGFEKLITQAGVPFPHFTSWLVPLTEVGGGLALMTGSFTTLVAIPLIITMVVAIITVQFKLGFSSVNTIGLTPQGPKFGPPGYEINLLYIAGLISLMITGAGAFSVDAWFAKRLKKRAVTLSSVEG from the coding sequence ATGAATACAAAATATCAACAATACGCGCCTTTGATTTTAAGATTGGTGATGGGATTTGGTTTTGTGGCGCATGGCTGGGTGAAACTGAGCCGCGGGCCGGCGGGCTTTGAAAAGCTGATCACGCAGGCGGGTGTTCCCTTTCCGCATTTTACTTCATGGCTGGTACCCTTAACCGAAGTTGGGGGAGGACTTGCCCTCATGACAGGGAGTTTTACCACCCTGGTGGCAATTCCGCTCATCATAACCATGGTGGTAGCCATAATCACCGTGCAATTTAAACTGGGTTTCAGCTCAGTAAATACCATTGGCTTAACGCCTCAGGGACCTAAGTTTGGTCCTCCCGGTTATGAGATAAACCTGTTGTATATTGCCGGGCTAATATCGCTGATGATCACCGGTGCCGGAGCATTTTCTGTAGATGCTTGGTTTGCAAAACGTTTGAAAAAGCGGGCTGTCACCCTGAGCTCCGTCGAAGGGTAG